A single region of the Gossypium arboreum isolate Shixiya-1 chromosome 12, ASM2569848v2, whole genome shotgun sequence genome encodes:
- the LOC108476889 gene encoding T-complex protein 1 subunit epsilon-like isoform X2 codes for MALAFDEYGRPFIVLKEQEQKTRLRGIKAQKANISAEKVIARVLRTSLGPKGMDKMLQSPDGNVTITNDGATILEHMDVDNQITKLMVELSRSQDYEIGDGTTGVVVMAGALLEQAERLLERGIHPIRIAEGYEMASRIAVEHLEHIAQKFDFGPTNIELLVQTCMTTLSSKIVNRCKRPLAEISVKAVLSVADLERKDVNLDLIKVEGKVGGKLEDTELVYGITVDKDMSHPQMPKKIEDAKIAILTCPFEPPKLKTKHKVDIDTVEKFQTLRQQEQKDFDNMVQKCNDVGATLVICQWGFDDEANHLLMPRNLPAVRWVGGVELDLIATATGGRIVPRFQELTPEKLGRAGLVREKSFGTTKDKMLYIEHCANSRAVTIFIRGGNKMMIEETKRSIHDALCVARNLIRNNSIVYGGGSAEISCSIAVEAAADKYPGIE; via the exons ATGGCGTTGGCATTCGACGAGTATGGGAGGCCGTTCATTGTACTAAAGGAACAAGAGCAGAAAACCAGGCTGAGAGGGATCAAAGCTCAAAAAGCCAACATTTCCGCCGAAAAAGTTATCGCCCGGGTTCTCCGCACCTCCCTCGGACCTAAAGGCATGGATAAGATGCTCCAAAGTCCCGACGGCAATGTCACCATCA CAAATGATGGGGCAACGATATTGGAGCATATGGATGTTGACAATCAAATTACTAAGTTGATGGTTGAACTATCCCGAAGTCAAGATTATGAAATAGGTGATGGAACGACTGGTGTTGTTGTCATGGCTGGAGCACTTCTTGAGCAGGCAGAGCGGCTATTAGAACGTGGGATACATCCCATTCGGATTGCTGAGGGTTATGAAATGGCTTCTAGAATAGCTGTTGAGCATTTGGAGCATATAGCTCAGAAGTTTGATTTTGGACCAACAAATATAGAACTTCTGGTTCAAACTTGTATGACCACTCTATCCTCCAAAAT TGTGAACCGATGCAAGCGCCCTTTGGCTGAGATTTCTGTTAAAGCAGTTCTCTCTGTTGCTGATCTAGAGAGGAAGGATGTCAATCTAGATCTGATTAAGGTAGAGGGGAAAGTTGGGGGGAAATTGGAAGATACTGAGCTTGTATATGGAATCACTGTCGACAAGGACATGAGTCATCCACAGATGCCGAAGAAAATTGAAGATGCAAAAATTGCCATACTAACTTGCCCATTTGAGCCACCTAAGCTGAAGACTAAACATAAGGTAGACATTGATACAGTGGAAAAGTTTCAGACTTTGCGTCAGCAAGAGCAAAAGGATTTTGACAACATGGTTCAGAAGTGCAAT GATGTTGGTGCCACCTTGGTTATTTGTCAATGGGGGTTTGATGACGAGGCTAATCATTTATTAATGCCCCGTAACTTGCCTGCTGTCAGATGGGTTGGTGGTGTGGAGTTGGATCTCATAGCAACAGCTACAG GTGGAAGGATTGTGCCAAGGTTCCAAGAGTTGACCCCAGAAAAGCTGGGAAGG GCTGGTTTGGTCAGAGAGAAGTCTTTTGGCACCACAAAAGATAAAATGTTGTACATTGAACACTGTGCAAATTCAAGGGCTGTAACTATATTTATTCGCGGAG GGAACAAGATGATGATAGAGGAGACAAAGCGGAGTATTCATGATGCACTGTGTGTGGCCAGGAATCTCATTCGCAACAATTCTATTGTCTATGGTGGTGGATCAGCCGAGATTTCTTGCTCAATTGCTGTAGAGGCCGCTGCAGATAAATATCCCGGCATTGAGTAG
- the LOC108476889 gene encoding T-complex protein 1 subunit epsilon-like isoform X1, producing the protein MALAFDEYGRPFIVLKEQEQKTRLRGIKAQKANISAEKVIARVLRTSLGPKGMDKMLQSPDGNVTITNDGATILEHMDVDNQITKLMVELSRSQDYEIGDGTTGVVVMAGALLEQAERLLERGIHPIRIAEGYEMASRIAVEHLEHIAQKFDFGPTNIELLVQTCMTTLSSKIVNRCKRPLAEISVKAVLSVADLERKDVNLDLIKVEGKVGGKLEDTELVYGITVDKDMSHPQMPKKIEDAKIAILTCPFEPPKLKTKHKVDIDTVEKFQTLRQQEQKDFDNMVQKCNDVGATLVICQWGFDDEANHLLMPRNLPAVRWVGGVELDLIATATGGRIVPRFQELTPEKLGRAGLVREKSFGTTKDKMLYIEHCANSRAVTIFIRGGNKMMIEETKRSIHDALCVARNLIRNNSIVYGGGSAEISCSIAVEAAADKYPGIDMQSWHLLML; encoded by the exons ATGGCGTTGGCATTCGACGAGTATGGGAGGCCGTTCATTGTACTAAAGGAACAAGAGCAGAAAACCAGGCTGAGAGGGATCAAAGCTCAAAAAGCCAACATTTCCGCCGAAAAAGTTATCGCCCGGGTTCTCCGCACCTCCCTCGGACCTAAAGGCATGGATAAGATGCTCCAAAGTCCCGACGGCAATGTCACCATCA CAAATGATGGGGCAACGATATTGGAGCATATGGATGTTGACAATCAAATTACTAAGTTGATGGTTGAACTATCCCGAAGTCAAGATTATGAAATAGGTGATGGAACGACTGGTGTTGTTGTCATGGCTGGAGCACTTCTTGAGCAGGCAGAGCGGCTATTAGAACGTGGGATACATCCCATTCGGATTGCTGAGGGTTATGAAATGGCTTCTAGAATAGCTGTTGAGCATTTGGAGCATATAGCTCAGAAGTTTGATTTTGGACCAACAAATATAGAACTTCTGGTTCAAACTTGTATGACCACTCTATCCTCCAAAAT TGTGAACCGATGCAAGCGCCCTTTGGCTGAGATTTCTGTTAAAGCAGTTCTCTCTGTTGCTGATCTAGAGAGGAAGGATGTCAATCTAGATCTGATTAAGGTAGAGGGGAAAGTTGGGGGGAAATTGGAAGATACTGAGCTTGTATATGGAATCACTGTCGACAAGGACATGAGTCATCCACAGATGCCGAAGAAAATTGAAGATGCAAAAATTGCCATACTAACTTGCCCATTTGAGCCACCTAAGCTGAAGACTAAACATAAGGTAGACATTGATACAGTGGAAAAGTTTCAGACTTTGCGTCAGCAAGAGCAAAAGGATTTTGACAACATGGTTCAGAAGTGCAAT GATGTTGGTGCCACCTTGGTTATTTGTCAATGGGGGTTTGATGACGAGGCTAATCATTTATTAATGCCCCGTAACTTGCCTGCTGTCAGATGGGTTGGTGGTGTGGAGTTGGATCTCATAGCAACAGCTACAG GTGGAAGGATTGTGCCAAGGTTCCAAGAGTTGACCCCAGAAAAGCTGGGAAGG GCTGGTTTGGTCAGAGAGAAGTCTTTTGGCACCACAAAAGATAAAATGTTGTACATTGAACACTGTGCAAATTCAAGGGCTGTAACTATATTTATTCGCGGAG GGAACAAGATGATGATAGAGGAGACAAAGCGGAGTATTCATGATGCACTGTGTGTGGCCAGGAATCTCATTCGCAACAATTCTATTGTCTATGGTGGTGGATCAGCCGAGATTTCTTGCTCAATTGCTGTAGAGGCCGCTGCAGATAAATATCCCGGCATTGA TATGCAATCCTGGCATTTGCTGATGCTTTAG
- the LOC108476889 gene encoding T-complex protein 1 subunit epsilon-like isoform X3 translates to MALAFDEYGRPFIVLKEQEQKTRLRGIKAQKANISAEKVIARVLRTSLGPKGMDKMLQSPDGNVTITNDGATILEHMDVDNQITKLMVELSRSQDYEIGDGTTGVVVMAGALLEQAERLLERGIHPIRIAEGYEMASRIAVEHLEHIAQKFDFGPTNIELLVQTCMTTLSSKIVNRCKRPLAEISVKAVLSVADLERKDVNLDLIKVEGKVGGKLEDTELVYGITVDKDMSHPQMPKKIEDAKIAILTCPFEPPKLKTKHKVDIDTVEKFQTLRQQEQKDFDNMVQKCNDVGATLVICQWGFDDEANHLLMPRNLPAVRWVGGVELDLIATATGGRIVPRFQELTPEKLGRAGLVREKSFGTTKDKMLYIEHCANSRAVTIFIRGVLEQDCSHHITF, encoded by the exons ATGGCGTTGGCATTCGACGAGTATGGGAGGCCGTTCATTGTACTAAAGGAACAAGAGCAGAAAACCAGGCTGAGAGGGATCAAAGCTCAAAAAGCCAACATTTCCGCCGAAAAAGTTATCGCCCGGGTTCTCCGCACCTCCCTCGGACCTAAAGGCATGGATAAGATGCTCCAAAGTCCCGACGGCAATGTCACCATCA CAAATGATGGGGCAACGATATTGGAGCATATGGATGTTGACAATCAAATTACTAAGTTGATGGTTGAACTATCCCGAAGTCAAGATTATGAAATAGGTGATGGAACGACTGGTGTTGTTGTCATGGCTGGAGCACTTCTTGAGCAGGCAGAGCGGCTATTAGAACGTGGGATACATCCCATTCGGATTGCTGAGGGTTATGAAATGGCTTCTAGAATAGCTGTTGAGCATTTGGAGCATATAGCTCAGAAGTTTGATTTTGGACCAACAAATATAGAACTTCTGGTTCAAACTTGTATGACCACTCTATCCTCCAAAAT TGTGAACCGATGCAAGCGCCCTTTGGCTGAGATTTCTGTTAAAGCAGTTCTCTCTGTTGCTGATCTAGAGAGGAAGGATGTCAATCTAGATCTGATTAAGGTAGAGGGGAAAGTTGGGGGGAAATTGGAAGATACTGAGCTTGTATATGGAATCACTGTCGACAAGGACATGAGTCATCCACAGATGCCGAAGAAAATTGAAGATGCAAAAATTGCCATACTAACTTGCCCATTTGAGCCACCTAAGCTGAAGACTAAACATAAGGTAGACATTGATACAGTGGAAAAGTTTCAGACTTTGCGTCAGCAAGAGCAAAAGGATTTTGACAACATGGTTCAGAAGTGCAAT GATGTTGGTGCCACCTTGGTTATTTGTCAATGGGGGTTTGATGACGAGGCTAATCATTTATTAATGCCCCGTAACTTGCCTGCTGTCAGATGGGTTGGTGGTGTGGAGTTGGATCTCATAGCAACAGCTACAG GTGGAAGGATTGTGCCAAGGTTCCAAGAGTTGACCCCAGAAAAGCTGGGAAGG GCTGGTTTGGTCAGAGAGAAGTCTTTTGGCACCACAAAAGATAAAATGTTGTACATTGAACACTGTGCAAATTCAAGGGCTGTAACTATATTTATTCGCGGAG TTTTGGAGCAAGACTGTTCTCATCATATAactttttga